A window of Cryptomeria japonica chromosome 3, Sugi_1.0, whole genome shotgun sequence contains these coding sequences:
- the LOC131874439 gene encoding probable 2' cyclic ADP-D-ribose synthase BdTIR, translating to MGSQNENAFEGIAPESLSPQAEYGQPSEYPSYDVFINHRGPDVKKTPADELYRHLSAFNLRVFLDQKELQTGDFLPAAIQHALATCKIHVAIFSPRYAESPWCLAELSFMLKTGAKIITVFYDVQPFHSRYINSGPYAYAFKDFKNKNRIDLRIVEKWKDDLHRVSFISGLVLDTSKDDKDVLLRSIVDRVVEETKGEVLEVAKHPVGLEDALQAFQNTILKSDHEQSSYEKVVGIVGMGGYGKTALAKKIYNKRKFSEIVCKLRDFNGVR from the exons ATGGGTTCACAGAATGAAAATGCTTTTGAGGGCATTGCACCTGAATCTCTTTCACCTCAGGCCGAGTATGGGCAACCCTCAGAGTATCCGTCCTACGATGTGTTTATAAATCACAGGGGACCAGACGTTAAGAAGACTCCTGCGGATGAACTATATCGCCATCTCAGTGCCTTTAATCTGCGGGTGTTTTTAGATCAGAAAGAATTGCAGACAGGAGATTTCTTACCGGCGGCCATACAGCATGCTCTCGCCACATGTAAAATCCACGTAGCAATTTTCTCCCCAAGATATGCGGAGTCGCCGTGGTGTTTGGCGGAGCTCTCTTTCATGCTTAAAACCGGGGCTAAAATCATTACTGTCTTCTATGACGTGCAGCCCTTTCATTCTCGATACATCAATTCTGGGCCTTATGCATACGCATTCAAAGATTTCAAGAACAAGAACAGAATTGATCTCCGCATTGTTGAGAAATGGAAAGATGATCTCCACAGGGTTTCCTTTATTTCGGGCTTGGTGCTCGACACAAGCAAAGA TGATAAGGATGTGCTGTTGAGGAGTATAGTGGACAGAGTGGTAGaagaaacaaaaggagaagtgTTGGAGGTGGCTAAACACCCCGTTGGACTGGAGGATGCCCTTCAAGCTTTCCAAAACACAATATTGAAGTCAGATCATGAGCAGAGCAGTTATGAAAAAGTTGTGGGTATCGTTGGAATGGGAGGATATGGCAAGACCGCTCTCGCTAAGAAGATATACAACAAAAGGAAATTCTCAGAGATCGTCTGCAAACTCAGAGATTTTAACGGTGTTAGATGA
- the LOC131072961 gene encoding disease resistance protein RUN1-like, with translation MDALLVKEVIGARSLVIVTSRDKGVLTSYGVVLFHEAKGMGESHARELFCRHAFLLPYPQQGFEALVESSFIACSGLPLSLKVIGSFLHKKNIAFWNGTLEKIGKHILNKDIIDILKLSYDVLDRKEKEIFLDIAWFFAGEEKNMLMKIWDGSGWSSLQSLESLEQKCLYRICS, from the coding sequence ATGGATGCCTTGCTAGTGAAGGAAGTGATTGGAGCGAGGAGTTTGGTGATTGTGACATCCAGGGACAAGGGTGTTCTCACAAGCTACGGAGTTGTGTTATTTCACGAGGCAAAAGGAATGGGAGAGTCGCATGCCAGAGAGCTCTTCTGCAGGCACGCTTTTCTACTGCCCTATCCGCAACAGGGATTCGAAGCTCTTGTCGAAAGTTCTTTTATTGCATGCTCTGGTTTACCACTTTCCCTGAAGGTCATTGGATCATTTCTCCATAAAAAGAACATTGCCTTTTGGAATGGAACGCTGGAGAAAATTGGCAAGCATATTTTAAATAAGGATATAATAGATATACTTAAGCTCAGCTACGATGTCCTTGACAGAAAGGAGAAGGAGATATTCCTCGACATTGCTTGGTTTTTTGCGGGAGAAGAGAAAAATATGCTTATGAAAATATGGGATGGATCGGGGTGGAGTAGTTTGCAGAGTCTTGAGAGCCTTGAGCAAAAATGCCTTTATCGAATTTGTTCATGA